In Micropterus dolomieu isolate WLL.071019.BEF.003 ecotype Adirondacks linkage group LG17, ASM2129224v1, whole genome shotgun sequence, one genomic interval encodes:
- the alkbh8 gene encoding alkylated DNA repair protein alkB homolog 8 isoform X2 yields the protein MGELETLIMHPHKPYAFVTYRSEESAGKAHDHLNGQKLQCEETSVTLYLSYVDSVTCEEEAPVPLPEGLVLVEDFVSPEEETLLLAAIDWSSSNDDITAPRALKHRRVKHYGFEFRYDNNNVDKDKPLPAGIPQECLPVLERCVKNKHIDIIPDQLTVNQYESGQGIPPHVDTHSAFEDTIMSLSLGAQTVMEFRHPDGRLAAVVLPGRSLLVMKAESRYLWTHGITPRKFDIVPACDPQSPAHTTPDHGTHSNLTLSKRGTRTSFTFRKIRHEPCRCAFPSVCDSQGAPSAPSDSPPSPPSLPRCHDDAARLEEEYVHRVYDAIASHFSSTRHSPWPRVCHFLSSLPPGGVLADVGCGNGKYLGVNPEVIAVGCDHSSALVQICAERGFQAFVSDALCVPLRTASCDACISIAVIHHFSTQERRLAAVRELVRLLKPGGRALIYVWAFEQEYNKQRSKYLRDQNKEHPESNSPTENTSEDSQQPYGKSSIHTSRHLRDNCTPVDNLQDVSKVTDGKLSVHTNRTAFNTQDLLVPWHLKEGKRRGEEESGEGGKKDKRKEKSKKILGNSTARQDCNPDPSSGIDSNTVSGLDSSDATHSPDSKPGPRCGTAQTSSSTLKSESESSPAPVFHRYYHVFQQGELEQLCGQVAGVKVQSSYHDQGNWCVILEKD from the exons ATGGGAGAGCTGGAGACGCTGATCATGCACCCTCACAAGCCCTACGCCTTTGTCACATACAG ATCTGAAGAGAGTGCTGGGAAAGCTCACGACCACCTCAACGGCCAAAAGCTGCAATGCGAAGAGACCAGTGTCACACTCTACCTCAGTTATGTCGACTCAG TAACCTGTGAAGAGGAGGCGCCCGTTCCTTTGCCAGAGGGATTGGTCTTGGTGGAGGATTTTGTGTCTCCAGAGGAAGAGACTCTGTTGCTCGCTGCCATCGACTGGTCGTCCAGTAATGATGACATCACTG CTCCAAGAGCTCTGAAGCATAGAAGAGTTAAGCATTATGGCTTTGAATTTCGCTACGACAACAACAATGTGGATAAGGACAAACCGTTACCTGCAG gtatTCCTCAGGAGTGTCTACCTGTTCTTGAGCGGTGTGTGAAGAACAAACACATCGACATCATACCAGACCAGCTGACTGTCAACCAGTATGAGTCCGGACAGG GTATTCCTCCTCACGTGGACACTCACTCTGCCTTTGAGGACACCATCATGTCGCTGAGCCTGGGGGCACAG ACGGTGATGGAGTTCCGTCACCCTGATGGTCGTCTTGCTGCCGTGGTGTTGCCTGGAAGGAGCCTCCTGGTGATGAAGGCAGAGAGCCGATACCTCTGGACACATGG GATTACTCCTCGGAAGTTTGACATTGTGCCAGCCTGCGACCCACAATCCCCTGCTCATACAACGCCTGACCACGGGACGCACAGCAATCTGACTTTGAGCAAGAGGGGCACACGCACTTCTTTCACTTTCCGCAAGATCAGACATGAACCCTGCCGCTGTG CCTTCCCCTCTGTCTGTGACAGTCAAGGAGCTCCCTCAGCACCCTCGGACTCCCCGCCGTCTCCTCCCTCACTACCCCGTTGTCATGACGATGCAGCCCGTCTGGAGGAGGAGTACGTGCACCGGGTGTACGACGCCATTGCCTCCCACTTCAGCAGCACTCGCCACTCCCCGTGGCCTCGCGTTTGCCACTTCCTGTCCTCGCTCCCCCCTGGCGGCGTGCTGGCTGATGTGGGCTGTGGAAATGGGAAATATCTGGGTGTCAACCCAGAGGTGATTGCA GTTGGTTGTGACCATAGCAGTGCTCTCGTCCAAATCTGTGCAGAGAGGGGTTTCCAGGCGTTCGTATCTGATGCTCTGTGTGTTCCTCTGCGGACAGCCTCCTGTGATGCCTGCATCTCCATAGCTGTCATACACCACTTTTCCACACAG gAGCGTCGGCTGGCAGCAGTGAGGGAGCTGGTGAGACTTTTGAAGCCCGGAGGTCGAGCGCTTATCTATGTTTGGGCTTTTGAACAAGAGTACAACAAGCAGAGGTCCAAGTACCTCAGAGACCAGAACAAAGAGCACCCTGAGAGCAACAGCCCCACTGAAAACACATCAGAAGACAGCCAGCAACCTTATGGGAAATCAAGTATCCATACCAGCAGACATTTAAGAGACAATTGCACACCTGTAGACAACCTACAGGATGTTAGCAAAGTGACTGACGGCAAACTTAGTGTGCACACCAACCGCACAGCCTTCAACACCCAGGACCTTTTGGTTCCCTGGCATCTGAAAGAGGGGAAAAGACGAGGCGAGGAAGAAtcgggagagggagggaagaaggATAAAAGGAAAGAGAAGTCCAAAAAGATTTTGGGTAACTCCACAGCAAGACAAGACTGTAACCCTGACCCCAGTTCAGGTATTGACTCCAACACTGTATCAGGTCTTGACAGCAGTGATGCCACACACAGCCCAGACTCTAAACCCGGTCCAAGATGCGGCACCGCTCAGACCTCCAGTTCTACTCTAAAGTCAGAGTCTGAGAGCAGCCCAGCACCTGTTTTTCACCGCTATTACCATGTGTTCCAGCAGGGGGAGCTGGAGCAGCTCTGTGGTCAAGTAGCAGGAGTCAAAGTGCAGAGCAGCTACCATGACCAGGGAAACTGGTGTGTTATATTAGAGAAGGACTGA
- the alkbh8 gene encoding alkylated DNA repair protein alkB homolog 8 isoform X1: protein MEANVRNNVKGFRRSKEDKKVLRKQIKASHTLLKHEGISTASQPTKSLVVANGGLGNGVSREELSAALKEMGELETLIMHPHKPYAFVTYRSEESAGKAHDHLNGQKLQCEETSVTLYLSYVDSVTCEEEAPVPLPEGLVLVEDFVSPEEETLLLAAIDWSSSNDDITAPRALKHRRVKHYGFEFRYDNNNVDKDKPLPAGIPQECLPVLERCVKNKHIDIIPDQLTVNQYESGQGIPPHVDTHSAFEDTIMSLSLGAQTVMEFRHPDGRLAAVVLPGRSLLVMKAESRYLWTHGITPRKFDIVPACDPQSPAHTTPDHGTHSNLTLSKRGTRTSFTFRKIRHEPCRCAFPSVCDSQGAPSAPSDSPPSPPSLPRCHDDAARLEEEYVHRVYDAIASHFSSTRHSPWPRVCHFLSSLPPGGVLADVGCGNGKYLGVNPEVIAVGCDHSSALVQICAERGFQAFVSDALCVPLRTASCDACISIAVIHHFSTQERRLAAVRELVRLLKPGGRALIYVWAFEQEYNKQRSKYLRDQNKEHPESNSPTENTSEDSQQPYGKSSIHTSRHLRDNCTPVDNLQDVSKVTDGKLSVHTNRTAFNTQDLLVPWHLKEGKRRGEEESGEGGKKDKRKEKSKKILGNSTARQDCNPDPSSGIDSNTVSGLDSSDATHSPDSKPGPRCGTAQTSSSTLKSESESSPAPVFHRYYHVFQQGELEQLCGQVAGVKVQSSYHDQGNWCVILEKD, encoded by the exons AGTTTGGTGGTGGCTAACGGCGGCCTGGGGAACGGCGTTAGTCGAGAGGAGCTGTCTGCAGCGCTGAAAGAGATGGGAGAGCTGGAGACGCTGATCATGCACCCTCACAAGCCCTACGCCTTTGTCACATACAG ATCTGAAGAGAGTGCTGGGAAAGCTCACGACCACCTCAACGGCCAAAAGCTGCAATGCGAAGAGACCAGTGTCACACTCTACCTCAGTTATGTCGACTCAG TAACCTGTGAAGAGGAGGCGCCCGTTCCTTTGCCAGAGGGATTGGTCTTGGTGGAGGATTTTGTGTCTCCAGAGGAAGAGACTCTGTTGCTCGCTGCCATCGACTGGTCGTCCAGTAATGATGACATCACTG CTCCAAGAGCTCTGAAGCATAGAAGAGTTAAGCATTATGGCTTTGAATTTCGCTACGACAACAACAATGTGGATAAGGACAAACCGTTACCTGCAG gtatTCCTCAGGAGTGTCTACCTGTTCTTGAGCGGTGTGTGAAGAACAAACACATCGACATCATACCAGACCAGCTGACTGTCAACCAGTATGAGTCCGGACAGG GTATTCCTCCTCACGTGGACACTCACTCTGCCTTTGAGGACACCATCATGTCGCTGAGCCTGGGGGCACAG ACGGTGATGGAGTTCCGTCACCCTGATGGTCGTCTTGCTGCCGTGGTGTTGCCTGGAAGGAGCCTCCTGGTGATGAAGGCAGAGAGCCGATACCTCTGGACACATGG GATTACTCCTCGGAAGTTTGACATTGTGCCAGCCTGCGACCCACAATCCCCTGCTCATACAACGCCTGACCACGGGACGCACAGCAATCTGACTTTGAGCAAGAGGGGCACACGCACTTCTTTCACTTTCCGCAAGATCAGACATGAACCCTGCCGCTGTG CCTTCCCCTCTGTCTGTGACAGTCAAGGAGCTCCCTCAGCACCCTCGGACTCCCCGCCGTCTCCTCCCTCACTACCCCGTTGTCATGACGATGCAGCCCGTCTGGAGGAGGAGTACGTGCACCGGGTGTACGACGCCATTGCCTCCCACTTCAGCAGCACTCGCCACTCCCCGTGGCCTCGCGTTTGCCACTTCCTGTCCTCGCTCCCCCCTGGCGGCGTGCTGGCTGATGTGGGCTGTGGAAATGGGAAATATCTGGGTGTCAACCCAGAGGTGATTGCA GTTGGTTGTGACCATAGCAGTGCTCTCGTCCAAATCTGTGCAGAGAGGGGTTTCCAGGCGTTCGTATCTGATGCTCTGTGTGTTCCTCTGCGGACAGCCTCCTGTGATGCCTGCATCTCCATAGCTGTCATACACCACTTTTCCACACAG gAGCGTCGGCTGGCAGCAGTGAGGGAGCTGGTGAGACTTTTGAAGCCCGGAGGTCGAGCGCTTATCTATGTTTGGGCTTTTGAACAAGAGTACAACAAGCAGAGGTCCAAGTACCTCAGAGACCAGAACAAAGAGCACCCTGAGAGCAACAGCCCCACTGAAAACACATCAGAAGACAGCCAGCAACCTTATGGGAAATCAAGTATCCATACCAGCAGACATTTAAGAGACAATTGCACACCTGTAGACAACCTACAGGATGTTAGCAAAGTGACTGACGGCAAACTTAGTGTGCACACCAACCGCACAGCCTTCAACACCCAGGACCTTTTGGTTCCCTGGCATCTGAAAGAGGGGAAAAGACGAGGCGAGGAAGAAtcgggagagggagggaagaaggATAAAAGGAAAGAGAAGTCCAAAAAGATTTTGGGTAACTCCACAGCAAGACAAGACTGTAACCCTGACCCCAGTTCAGGTATTGACTCCAACACTGTATCAGGTCTTGACAGCAGTGATGCCACACACAGCCCAGACTCTAAACCCGGTCCAAGATGCGGCACCGCTCAGACCTCCAGTTCTACTCTAAAGTCAGAGTCTGAGAGCAGCCCAGCACCTGTTTTTCACCGCTATTACCATGTGTTCCAGCAGGGGGAGCTGGAGCAGCTCTGTGGTCAAGTAGCAGGAGTCAAAGTGCAGAGCAGCTACCATGACCAGGGAAACTGGTGTGTTATATTAGAGAAGGACTGA